In the genome of Chrysoperla carnea chromosome 5, inChrCarn1.1, whole genome shotgun sequence, the window tgaattttttcattttgaataaataaataataaataacataacatTTCAAGGTTTCACTTTTCatgcaaattgaaataaattgtagATATTATTCTAAATAACCAAGTATTGTTAACAATATTAGAAATTGTTCATTTCTATTGAATTTGgggaaaatgtttttctattgaaCCACGATAATACGAATACGAGAGGACAACGTTAACGGTAATAAGAAGGTTTATTggatataacaagtgaaatttaaaaacccccgacaaatttttcgggtacgaaaccctacactcgcacttgaaacatagctaagaacactccccgttaaatttcctttcaaacggaaccataaaaattaaaatcggttcttccgttttggcactacgatgccacagacagacacacacacataacgatcaaacttataacacccctattttttagttcggggttaaaaaagataaagtttatgacaacaaaaataaattgaacacaTCAACAGCTTATCTGGTGGTGCTACTTATGCAGTTTTGTTCCTTCTCGAAAATTTTAGTGCATATccagaattaaaataaaatgaacgaACATGACAGATTCTAAGCATAATtcgatttgtttatttaatacctATTCAATGAATCTCCACCTAACTTAGTTCGTCgactttcatatttttcttttttcacaatatggcgccTGGTTAGCGCtataatgaattttcattactagcATATCTTTAGTGATACTCGATAGGTTAAGACAAATCTTTTGacgtaaaaatcattaaaaacggCTACAACATTTTATCTCTAAAGTGTCGCAAAGGTGAAAGGAGCAAttttacatacatgcatacatacatagacTGACAAACACATTAACATCTCCTTTGAGTCGCTCGGGtaaaaaagcaaacaaattgttttcaaaatattttaaatactttatcaacaaattattgattatttaatattgaataagtctttttagttttaaaatttttaatacacagGGTGTCTGAGACCGCAAATACACCACCTCTAAAATACGGGGGGAAAATGGAACGTGAAATTTCCAATGAATAAATCGGCCATGCCAAATCGATTGAGTATACTTTCAACTTCCGCTTCTAACCGAAGAGAGAGGGACGCTTTTACTAGGTAAATGCATCttgtcaaattattaaaaacttttgtaggTAACATTTGTACGGAAAACGATTCCATTTGGCAGAAATTGATTATACAAAATTGTATAGgacttttttattacatttgaatTCTGGCGAATgtattcatttttcgaaaattcatgGTGTTTCTCTGGTCTGAATAGAAGTGGTATGCGGTTGGTTTAAGCACccggtattatttttaaataaatcaaatatgattataatattCAGTACATTTGTACCAGTTCGTACAAATTAGACTAGTTGTCTCCAGTAATGCTAGAATAAAGGTCAGgtcataaaaatatacttacatttCACTAACATGAATCTTTTAGCTTCCACTGTCTTCCTACCTAATCTAGGgcattgatatttttatcaaCCTTTGCTGTATATAAACAAGCTACATTTTTTTATGCGCACATTTCATATTAACCAGCGCCATTACGTTTCGCCGTATTAGTTTACATATACAGCCCGAATCCTCCCCGTATCCTCCTTTCTCTCCATTTATCActttatctttttatataatcatCACTGAACTACTAAAacgaaattaaaacaaaccaGATTCCAATAGACACGAAGCGAATACatgggtttaaaagtaattaagtaACTGATTTTTTTGCTTGCTGATGATTTAAAACactttctatatattttatagttgttAAAGCTCTCTTCAACTGAGGATTGCTTAACATagttataaaatagaaatatttataaaaaacaacttttctcGGACATATTTGAAAGTTTTCCTTGAAGATAAAGTACAAGCACGGAGCCTTTTAGATTTAGTGACTGTTGGCAAGTTGGTTTAAACATTCTTATAAACAGAATTTCCAAATATCCTTTCTCAATGTTCGCTTACGCCTTGAATCGCTTCAGGATAAATGAGTCAGTCATCCAACGTTGATCAACAAGCAGGTCCAAGCacgtttttcatttcaaataaatagatTACTGAACAGCTTAGTTTTATTCCAGTGTACAATAAAGAGTAGAGCCAGCCTGAAGgggataaaaatataaaacaattttttttttgtatcgtgTAGCATTTTATTTGCCATTAAtagattaattgaatttttttcaacaacaaaattatattatataattatgtaaattttttatatatataattaatatatattatatatattttaatatataaaatgaagtaaattttttgtatcttttattaTCTTGTCTACactgtttactttttttttgttataatgaattaattataaataaaaaattgcacaaaaatcaattaaacaaaacaaaagaaaaatataagcaAATTACGGTAACAATTATATACTTTTCACTAATGAAAGAGATAGTAGTagtgactttttttttactaattaaatatattcGAAAGCTTTTACTTCTAAGCTGTTTTAAAGCAactgtttttttgataataatagcATTCATCATCTTCTATGGAGATTTGTTTTAAAGCATttgccattaaaaaaaacaacttcactaataaaaactaaaatcgttTTGGGGAAAACCcctttttaatacttaaaataatactatatcacaataattaaaaataaattaacaactaAACTCAAGTAACAAAGGCCTACCTTCAAACAAACAACGTGTTCAGCGGAATAGAGAGGGTGAATATAATGTCATCCTACTTTTTGGAAACATATCTTTATACGATTTGATGTTATATCGCACTGTagttgttaaaaaatcaaatatgaaaaataaaattccaaatattttttatacagctTTGATAATGAACACgcgataacattttttttttttcaaaataaacctTTGTCGATTGAGTTTAGTAAagaattggaaaaataaattacaaaaaaatttgtgagaACTAAGCCATCATCGTTtggttcaataaatatttttatataaaattcgttttgtgtgaaatataaaaattaatttacaaatattggTTGTCTgctttctcattttttttttagtggaatagcaataaaattttactcattGCTATACGCCATGTTCttgatatatacaaaaatgtgtgGTGAAGGGGGGTTCCAGTGGAGGATGAAATTTGTTTCGACAAAATGAACACAATGTTTTATTAGAGAAAACAGAAATGTACCCCACAATAATATAGCAGTGTGAAAAAAGTGaacaaatgaatatattattcatattttaatatcagCGTTCCTCAACCTTTTTAACGCACAACGCAACATTTccgaaatttttatctttttcaaatcattttccgttattttttctttcgatgATGAACGTTATCCAATGATAGAGAAACGCTGTTTTATACAATGAACTTAGTTTTAAGTTCATACATTGTTTTGCACGTAATGAAATATGAAGTTCgttagaaatgatttttttttttcaaataaaaatttgttaaaatgacAGAGATAACAGAGATATGTAtatattgtaacatttttaaaaatatctttttttcggtGAGGAAATTTGTTATCACAATAGGCGTAAAATTATCgttgctttattttttaaaatatttttttcacgatttaacactacaaaaatatagaattactttcattttgttttctttagaTAGCTGTTGGTTTATTGTTTTCTATTGATTTGTTTAGAAGCTTTGCAAGTGCTTGTTAGAAAGTAAATATCGTTTATTAGCACCGTTTATTTATATCAGGAGAAAACAGCTATcaggttaaaataattttttaaaatttttgaatatcacaaatatttaacttctgtgtcaaaaaaacataaaaaacaattgtttttaaaagtcCTTAAAATGTCCAATTTTTATGATCTTATCAATCTTCAAAAGATGTTGTGGTCAAGATGAAAATTGAGAGGATTTTCGTTTAGGTTTAACAAACACTACTAATCGGACTCCATATTTGCAccattaacaaattatttaacaattaaaaaatattacaaaaattaataattatgtttgcCACTACGACATTACTGCGTCAAATAGtacaattattgtttaaaatcccATCGAGCAGTGCAGAACAACAGAGCGCGTCAAATCACATTGATCATATGACGTAGGCTTTTACTTAATTTACAGACATTTATTCAGAATCTGGTGTACGTTTAACAGAATAGCCTTCGCCTtgtaaaaataatcgaaatgcTTCACTAACTTTACCCGGTTGTTCTTCTAACACCATACCACATTCAGATATTTTCATCCATGAACATTTCGTTGGATCTAAGCGTCCATTCAGCGTTACAGTTTCATCTACGTGTGGACTGAGTGCACCGGTTATATTCAGCGTAGCCATGTGTAAGGTACGACCATTATCACAATCGCGTGCAATATTTAAATCAGTGCGTTTAATGTAACTATCAATTAATAATGCCAAATTCGTTGGATTAACATGACGctcaaaatagtttttgtatacTTGAACTAAGTCGTGGTTACGTTCTTCAGTGTCACGACCAAAATGGTGCCACATTAAATAATCTAGAACACCCTGAGTCATGCCTTTAGATCTCAAATGTCTAGCATTTAATTTTTGGTAACCCCATTCAATCCAACCAGCTTGAGTACTAAcacaatttattaaacataatgCAGCAACTTTTGATGGTTCTGCAAGAGCAAATCTAGCTAAAATATTCGCACCAAGACCAACCCCAAATCCAATAACTGATTTCAATCCAAaatgagatagaacaaaatttaattgttgtGCTAACTCATCCATTGTTGGATAAATATAATCTTCAGGGAATGTCGCGGAATCTTCTTCTTGTCCCGGTGCATTAACAtgataaacacaaaaattttcaagtaaacCACGCATTTCAATGTAGTTAAAAAAAGCTTGAAAACTTGATATATAATTCAGTCCAAGGTCATGATATGTTAAAATCGCTGGTTTCGATCGATTACCTTGTACGGCAACAAGTAGGCTACCTCTATCAGTTTCAACACGCTCTTCATGCCCACCGTTTGTAGATAATGATCGTGCTAatggtaataataattgtatgttttcCAGTTTAATATCATCCATACTTTCAGATGTCATTGCTGTACGAATAACTTCTGCTGCTGGGATAACCTACgcaaaaagaataaaacaaaatacattaatatttacattacaaCGTTAAAAGAATTAAGTCCAAGGTCAGTTTATTGTAAATATGCCAATTCCGGTgtactaattataaaataactcctATAATTGGttcaatattttcctataataaactaacttattctattattcaatttaaaacaattaccttccttttaaataaatttaacatatttaaaaacacaaaaaaacttaGGTATTGTATAAAACCGAAATCAATAAGAAAGAAGCATACTAAGcactaattattttgttatttaataatgcataacaaataaaatcaacattGTTTCTATAACCACAGTTGcacttcaaatgaaaataaagtaagTGGAAGgagtaaaaatacaaaagttcaGCGGACGAATAAGAAATAGAAGGGAGacttataatattaataccTAAGTCGTTACATTagatatttatcttttaaaacaaaCTCGTTATAaaggtacattataaatatgaCCACTACAAGAGTAcgtagtatatatttttattctctcaacctatttaaataaaaacgacAAAATCAATAACTTCAAGTCAACacgaaatacaattatttaatgaatagttttttgtttgCAACTCTCATAaatatgattcatttcaataattaatctgactcaaattatttaaataaataaaaaatatttacaatattctaATCAATTTACTATAATCTTAATAAATTGCAATAATGATATCAAATTGTGTGTAGATAACATTGCATAACACCAAAATCGATTGTACTgtctaaaaaaactattaggttAAACTAATCAATGTCTATATTTcgtcttttattaattaaatacattctcttttattatgaaaataaaaacttaccaTGAATGCGTTTATAGTTGTGgttattgaatgaaatttatgtgaaaatttcacaaaattttaatggaaaatattcGTTTATAACACTGActgaacactttaaaaaatatcagtATAACAGGCTGGTTCTGACCTCGATGTGAAGTTAGTAACAATTCTTATAAACGACAATTAGAAAGTGAAATCACACTATACCAATTTGTTGAGaataaacagaaataaatatatcactATGAACGACTAGCTGTTCTAATACTGTGTGCGCATATCACTAGAAAGAAGTAAGGATATGTGATAAATAAAAGGTGTAAAAGAGAAACGATTATTGCTATTTACATGGGAATATGTTTTATAAGGcgtattgatattttaaaacccGGCTCTATCGATTTGTTGAGTACGTCACATTAAGTTTATAACCATAGTATACAGGAATAGGAACGAACATTCATTGTAGAACGTGTATTTTATTGTGGAACAGGAAGCTTTGTGGCATATATtagatttacaatatttatattgtatgatTAGAAAATTAGTTTACgagtataaacaaacaattttttaaataaacaaaatgtttagttatttttagaattataactGATAACGTCAAAAAAATTGtggaactaaaaaatttttataaaagatatttaaaattcaaagtgACAGAACCAACTTCATCTTAAGAAGAAAATGTGGTTCGTAATCACCCAAATATAAGTGGTCTAAAATCCATTTGAAATCTACAATCtacaaatttcaagaaaaatttatctCGAAAATAGCCGGTCTGCCATACATAAACCGATATAAACCGGATCGATTTTAACTTATCAATGGAGGTTCCCATTCTATTTCACTTTTTCCACTGAAACCTACAATCTACAAATTTCAAGCAATAACAGCCTGGAGAGCTATGATTGGAATTTTAAACTTGATATCTAACCAAGCATCATCATGTTTCACGAGTACAAAGTAACCCATTAATCGTATTATTCTCGTAGATTCCGTAGAACCGGATCGATTTTAACTAATCAATGGAGGTTCCCATTCTAGTCCACTATTTTCACTGGAATCTACAATCTACAAATTTCAAGCAAAAACAATCTGGAGAGctttaattggaattttaaacTTGATATCTAACCAAGTGTCATCGTGTTTCACGAGTACAAAGTAACCCATTAATCGTATTATTCTCGTAGATTCCGTAGAATCGGATCGAATTTAACTAATCAATGGAGGTTTCCATTCCAGTCCACTATTTTCACTGAAATCTACAATCTACAAATTTCAAGCAATAACAATCTGGAGAGCTTTGATTGGAATTTTAAACTTGATATATAACCAAGCATCATCATGTTTCATGAGTACAAAGTAGCCCAGTAATCGTATTATTCTCGTAGTTTGCGTAGAACCGGATCGATTTTAACTAATCAATGGAGGTTCCTATTTTAGTTCATTATTTTCACTGAAATCTACAATCTACAAATTCAAGCAATAACAATCTGGAGAGATATAATCGAAATTTTGAACTTAATATCTAACCAAGCATCATCGTGTTTCGCGGGTACAAAGTACCCCGTTAATCGTATTATTCCCGTAGATTGCCTGGACTATTCAACAAATACAAACAACAAGGAATAgtgtttaaaaaacttttccaaatttattttcattaaaaaaaagtgtactaTGAATTAGAGACATCAACACAATTTATGCTTTAAACGGCTTTTAGTATATATCATCCATTTGTCTTCCCTAATTAGTTTTTGACCTAATTAATCCACTTTATATAATTGGGTATTTGtaatagtaatttataaacgttctaagtgatatttcaatgcaattaaacaaatattgattGTTAGTTTTGGTAAATGATTCattagttaaataatattatggaatCCTTCCTTTGTCTTCACTTTGCTTACGTATGCCATTTAATccaaatataattgatttagtttttaaataaaactgatcttctaatataaattgtattctaGCTGTACCTACCCATGCGagctaaaaaaactttttatgcaagaaaaatattgttgtgTAATTAGGGGAAAGTGCTGCATAATAATCGCTCAGAGTAAAATGATTCGTTGTTCttttaagtgaaccattaagccatctagtatatttatcgatagatggcttCCACGTAATCGAAATAACCGTTCAACAAAGATTTATGGTGTAATATTAGCTATGTTGTGTTtcgtatcaaaaatattaattttactgcttatgatctatggtaaaacaaatttcaacggaaaatttcttctttttttgtgttagttttcgccggctggttgttttactcttggcttCTGTTGACTTGTAGGCGTATAGTGAATTTTAAGGCCAGATTTTATGgcgatatttaaatatgttgatGATTTTACGGgcaaaatgatcccctttatatacgttaaaatggTCCCTATTTTGGGTGTTTggttatatattacattttttcttaatggaATCATTATGGGACTCCTTGATCATTGAAGTAGGTATTAGTTGTTTTTGCGTGTCAAATAGGATCATAGAGAACCGTAGCTCCTGGGCGAATTGCTGAAATATCTTCTGTTCTAAACTTTTCTAAATAAACACGCTACTTCTGTTCTAAACTTTTGCCCTAAATTTTTCgacaaaactatttattttcacCTATAGACTTCTCACAtctttcagttttgtattgacATAAAACAACCGGCTCATTTTTGCTGGATTGCTGAAATATCTTCTGTTCTAAACTTTTCTAAATAAACACGCTACTTCTGTTCTAAACTTTTGACCTACATTTTTCgacaaaactatttattttctcCTATAGACTTCTCACAtctttcagttttgtattgacATAAAACAACCGGCTCATTTTTCGGGTTAAATACCGGCCTATTACAAGATTATTCAGTTTATATGAGtcgtttaaataatataaaacacatgAAATGCAtgcaaaagtaataaaatatttattgtatttacttCTTTATACTTTTGGATCGATATTTTCGTTGAAAATGTTTAGAGGGTCACAGTGTACGTTAATTTCGCCGAAAGCATTAAAAATTCTATAGGTTTtggtaaaaactgtttttattaaatgaacaatTCTCtagtaaaagttttaattaaaaaaaaacacaatatagGATTGGGTAGAGAAATGTGCGATTTGAAAACGCTGCAAAACAAAAggtcttaaaaaattacataaattgaatttttaactaaatgaagttaataaattaattgaatctaAAAACTTGGGACTTTTTTTTGTCAGTTACTTGAAAAGAAGATAGGGATAATgactaaattttatcatttcggGTGAATTCAGGAATGAAATTAGGGTTCCatacttgaaaacaaataaaaaagaggTGATGATTTTCTAACGGATGAgcagattttcttaaaacacCTTGTATCatattactttttcaaaaaaaatcaaaatcgattttgctgtttaggagctacaatgccacaTATGAATCAAACAGACCGAATTTTGTGTCGGgggtttctttcaatttttaatttaatattatatgtgttgaacttatttttatgattaaaaattaatctttaaaaatttccgtATCTTCAAAATCACACTTCCCAGAACCATTCgttattttcaaatcattcGGTTTTATAATTTGcgttttaatgataataaataatataatggaaatgttgcaataacaaaaattttattattattttaattaaattagaataaatttttccataaagtgcaatttattcattataaacagaacaaaataggaaaaaaaaacataacaatatGCACTCAAGTTCTTAGTTAATTGTCaagaatttataattgaaatacatttttgaatgatatttcattttaaactttgaaatgTTGCccgttttgtttcaaatttgttCAGTACACTgcgaatcaaaaaatatatactttaacTGGGTGTCAGTCAAGATCATCTGTCATGGAAAATATCTATCTTACAAAGCACTTTTTCTTCATtagatcaaaataatttaattaaaaaaaatttggaaacatcacgagatatcaagctgaaatttttatagcgtgctcaagccGTAAAAAGTGATATGGTGTTTGCAAacgagcaatataggtcaat includes:
- the LOC123300165 gene encoding protein NDRG3 isoform X1: MLNLFKRKVIPAAEVIRTAMTSESMDDIKLENIQLLLPLARSLSTNGGHEERVETDRGSLLVAVQGNRSKPAILTYHDLGLNYISSFQAFFNYIEMRGLLENFCVYHVNAPGQEEDSATFPEDYIYPTMDELAQQLNFVLSHFGLKSVIGFGVGLGANILARFALAEPSKVAALCLINCVSTQAGWIEWGYQKLNARHLRSKGMTQGVLDYLMWHHFGRDTEERNHDLVQVYKNYFERHVNPTNLALLIDSYIKRTDLNIARDCDNGRTLHMATLNITGALSPHVDETVTLNGRLDPTKCSWMKISECGMVLEEQPGKVSEAFRLFLQGEGYSVKRTPDSE
- the LOC123300165 gene encoding protein NDRG3 isoform X2; this translates as MVIPAAEVIRTAMTSESMDDIKLENIQLLLPLARSLSTNGGHEERVETDRGSLLVAVQGNRSKPAILTYHDLGLNYISSFQAFFNYIEMRGLLENFCVYHVNAPGQEEDSATFPEDYIYPTMDELAQQLNFVLSHFGLKSVIGFGVGLGANILARFALAEPSKVAALCLINCVSTQAGWIEWGYQKLNARHLRSKGMTQGVLDYLMWHHFGRDTEERNHDLVQVYKNYFERHVNPTNLALLIDSYIKRTDLNIARDCDNGRTLHMATLNITGALSPHVDETVTLNGRLDPTKCSWMKISECGMVLEEQPGKVSEAFRLFLQGEGYSVKRTPDSE